In the genome of Chloroflexota bacterium, the window AACTGGTCAGATGACGGTATCTCACCCCAGCGGCGGATTATAGAACTTCAGGCTGCCTTCAAACTCACACCCCTGTTGGAGTCCTGGCAGCAAGCCCCTTTTTTATCCAGACTGAGGTTAGGATGGTATAATGTCGCAGTCGCATCCTAAACGTGATTGCATGGAGCGTCCGGTTTTGAGAGGAGGGAAGCGATGTTCTGCCCAAAATGCAGTAAGGAAACAGCGGGAAATCCCACATACTGTCCCGGTTGCGGGGCGAGACTAAGCGAGGGGCCGGCGGCAAAGAAAACAGGGTTCAGTACGGTTGCGGGGATTATCGATATCATAGATGGCAGCCTCAAGCTTCTGGGGGTTTTTGGCTTGACCATAGTCATTATTGGCATACTGACTGGGGATGAAGAGAGGGATGCCTTGGCAATTCTGCTGGCTATCGCCATACCACTGGCGGTTTTGGGGATACTGGCGATAGCTGGAGGCATCTCTGCCCTGCAAAGAAAGAGCTGGGGTATGGCACTTGCTGGAGCCGTCGCTGCGGTGTTGCCCTTTTCACTTCTCGGTATCGCTGCTCTGATACTTACGGCACTATCCAGAGACGAATTTGATTAACCACTGGCATTGAATGTTGATAGCAGGCAGATAGCTATGACATCCGACCTCAGCCACTTCCATGTGTAAACCCGTCTAATAGATAAATTGCTGACATGCTGGAGAGGGCGAAGATGCCCACAACGAAAGTTGGCGACATCAACATGTACTATGAAATCCATGGCAATGGCGATCCACTTGTCATTATTCCCGGCCTTGGCAGCAGCACAGTATACTTCTTCCGTCAGATCCCAGCCCTGGCGGAGGAATACCGCGTCATTGCCTTCGACAACAGGGGCAACGGCCTGAGTGACAAACCAGATATTCCATGCAGTACGGAGATGATGGCGGACGATGCGGCCGGACTGCTTGATGCTCTTCGCATCCGCAAAGCCCACATCTATGGGCACTCTATGGGAGGCATGATCGCACAGCATCTTGCGCTGCGCTATCCGGAGATGGCGGCCAGCCTCATACTCGCATGCACATCCTGTGGTAGCAGGCACGTTGTGCCGGTTGATCAGGAATTCATAGCCAATTCGTTCGACACGCAGCAGCCTCCGGAGGAGAGGATTAGAGGTCGCCTTCGCTTCGTTTTCAGCCAGAAGTTCATTGATAATAATCCGGACATCATTGAGCATTACATCTCACTTTATGTCAAATACACTTCACCCCCTCATACCTATGTCAGACAGGCAGAGGCAATAGTCAACCACGATACCTATGATCAGCTGCATGAAATTAAGGTTCCCACTCTGGTGATTACGGGAACTCATGGCAGGTTACAGCCTGTGGAGACTTCGAGGACACTTGCTTCGAGGATACCGAACGCCGAGCTTATGATTATGGATGGCCTGCGCCATCTTCTATACATTGAGGGCGCAGAGGACGTCAACAACGCGATCATGAGGTTTCTGAAGCGCCATCCCCTGGAGATCCGATAGTTCGGAGACCACTCTTTTGAAAATACTGTATTGGTTTACTTCTACCCGGTGGTTCGTACCAGCGCTTGGTTGCAAGAATAGGCGTCATTCGCTTTGTGAGGGGAGCCCCTTCGGCTTCGCTCAGGGTGACATATTGCCCACTGTGTCGGGCCATCCTTCTGCGTAAGGACGACAGCCACCGCTCTGGGTGTCATGATGACAGGCTCTTAGGTGTTATTCTGATATTGCCCACTGTGTCATTCTGAGCGCAACAAAGAATCTCGATTGTTCCGCTGACTTGTGCCACCAGGCACTAGCGCGATGCTACCCTTCGGAAGGCACCGGAGAGGCAGTGCCCTGAGGCTCTATGCCCAATTGCTTCTTCATCTCGGCTTCTACATCCCGGTAGGCTTGTTCCGCTATCTCTAGTAAGGCTATGCCACCTTTCTGTGCCAGCAGAAACCTCATATGTGTGCCCCGAAGTCTCCGGGCAATGGTTCTCGTCAGATTGCCTTTCTGCTCAGTAGAGATACGATGAATTGCCTTCTCTAGAATGCCTTTTATCATGTAATTTGCAGCCGGAGTATACCTTTTGTTCTTCACACATCTTATTGCATCGGGATACTGGTCAGGGTATTGCATAAAGCCACCTTCCTTTTCATCTTGTTCGAGCCATTGGCATATCTCATCATGAGGAGATCGATCAACTAAGGAT includes:
- a CDS encoding alpha/beta hydrolase, encoding MPTTKVGDINMYYEIHGNGDPLVIIPGLGSSTVYFFRQIPALAEEYRVIAFDNRGNGLSDKPDIPCSTEMMADDAAGLLDALRIRKAHIYGHSMGGMIAQHLALRYPEMAASLILACTSCGSRHVVPVDQEFIANSFDTQQPPEERIRGRLRFVFSQKFIDNNPDIIEHYISLYVKYTSPPHTYVRQAEAIVNHDTYDQLHEIKVPTLVITGTHGRLQPVETSRTLASRIPNAELMIMDGLRHLLYIEGAEDVNNAIMRFLKRHPLEIR